A portion of the Bacillus sp. es.034 genome contains these proteins:
- a CDS encoding RsbR, positive regulator of sigma-B: MSNQLPIDITATNTLNSIGENILIADTDFKITWMNRKAIQSLQTIAPYYGLSRAEDMIGLNMDHFHRSPDYQRGMMKELGEGHRARIMIAEKIAADIVITPIYPMEDTGEIEGYMVMLMDVTSQAEEQKRKDQMIKELQVPIIHIWKNTIALPLLGDIDIDRGDHLISILLEECTSKRIEFVLLSLGGVKQVVNHFTYTIQSLHDCLRLIGVELILVEITPELALNIKDVFNVRTFPSASAGLKDIMKLQGK; encoded by the coding sequence ATGAGTAATCAGCTTCCTATTGATATTACAGCTACAAATACGTTAAATAGTATTGGAGAAAATATTCTTATAGCCGACACAGATTTCAAGATCACTTGGATGAATCGCAAAGCCATCCAGTCACTGCAGACCATTGCTCCTTATTATGGATTATCAAGAGCGGAAGACATGATTGGGTTAAATATGGACCACTTTCATCGTTCTCCTGACTATCAAAGGGGTATGATGAAGGAGCTGGGAGAGGGGCACAGAGCAAGAATTATGATTGCAGAAAAAATTGCTGCGGATATTGTGATTACGCCGATTTATCCAATGGAAGATACTGGCGAGATAGAAGGATATATGGTTATGTTGATGGACGTGACGTCACAAGCTGAGGAACAGAAACGAAAAGACCAGATGATAAAGGAACTGCAGGTACCGATTATTCATATTTGGAAGAACACCATTGCCCTGCCTCTTTTAGGAGATATAGACATAGATCGAGGAGATCACTTGATCTCTATACTTCTAGAGGAGTGTACATCCAAACGGATAGAATTTGTTTTATTATCATTAGGGGGAGTGAAACAGGTTGTTAATCATTTCACCTACACAATTCAATCGTTGCATGATTGTTTACGATTAATAGGGGTAGAACTCATTCTTGTAGAGATAACACCAGAACTGGCATTGAATATTAAAGATGTCTTCAACGTGCGAACTTTCCCCAGCGCGAGCGCGGGCTTAAAGGATATTATGAAGCTTCAAGGGAAGTAG
- a CDS encoding extracellular solute-binding protein produces the protein MKAWKKFMTGAAISTMLFAGGCSGGSSETGSKSSGDKVVLDYWHTYSDQEEVILNEKIKPLFEKEHPDIELKLTRMPYEGLKQQVIAGVSGGEAPDLMRMDIVWVSEFAKMGALQEVSGMDGFEDVKNSVFEAPMATNIFDGKYYGVPVNTNTKIAIYNKGLLEKAGYTEAPKTMDELKDAAKKAVDAGAKGGIGIGGSNTWGFLPYFWSLGGKLTNDDYTKFDGYLNSKESVAAVEEMASWQKNKLLSPTILGGEPGAWDGMKAGQYLMIDDGPWFYSILGNEEGSKFNPEEQTVSGLIPEGPGGSRSVIGGENLVTFAGSEHPEEAWTFAKWMLTEEPQKLMAEAGLIPTNKNAANDPKVIENPIVEKYVKQLETALPRTPIAEWSEIEEVINLNFEKVMRGKMKPKEAMDDAAKKADAILQQ, from the coding sequence ATGAAGGCTTGGAAGAAGTTTATGACAGGTGCAGCGATATCCACGATGTTATTTGCCGGGGGCTGCAGCGGGGGATCGAGTGAGACTGGATCTAAGAGTAGTGGCGATAAGGTTGTGTTGGATTATTGGCATACGTATAGTGATCAGGAAGAAGTCATTCTTAATGAGAAGATCAAACCATTGTTTGAAAAAGAACATCCTGATATTGAGTTGAAGCTTACGAGGATGCCTTATGAAGGATTGAAACAGCAGGTGATCGCCGGGGTTTCCGGTGGGGAAGCACCTGATTTGATGCGTATGGATATTGTGTGGGTTTCTGAGTTTGCCAAGATGGGTGCCCTTCAAGAAGTTAGTGGGATGGATGGGTTCGAGGATGTTAAGAACAGTGTCTTTGAAGCTCCGATGGCAACGAACATTTTTGATGGGAAGTATTATGGAGTACCGGTGAATACGAATACGAAAATAGCCATTTATAATAAAGGCTTGCTTGAAAAAGCTGGATACACGGAAGCGCCTAAGACGATGGATGAGTTGAAAGATGCAGCGAAGAAGGCAGTGGATGCCGGCGCTAAAGGTGGAATCGGCATCGGCGGAAGCAATACGTGGGGATTCCTTCCATATTTCTGGAGTCTCGGAGGTAAGTTGACGAATGATGATTATACAAAGTTCGATGGCTACCTAAATAGTAAGGAAAGCGTTGCTGCGGTTGAAGAAATGGCTTCATGGCAGAAGAATAAGCTGCTTTCTCCCACCATTCTTGGCGGTGAACCTGGCGCATGGGACGGAATGAAAGCAGGTCAATATCTGATGATTGATGACGGCCCTTGGTTCTACAGCATTCTTGGGAATGAAGAAGGGAGCAAGTTCAATCCGGAAGAACAAACGGTCAGCGGTTTGATTCCTGAAGGTCCGGGTGGAAGCCGTTCTGTTATCGGCGGTGAGAACCTTGTCACATTTGCAGGTTCCGAACACCCTGAGGAAGCATGGACGTTTGCGAAATGGATGTTGACAGAAGAGCCGCAGAAATTGATGGCTGAAGCAGGATTGATTCCGACGAATAAGAACGCTGCGAATGATCCAAAAGTGATTGAGAATCCAATTGTCGAGAAATATGTAAAGCAGCTGGAAACAGCGCTGCCGCGTACTCCGATTGCTGAGTGGTCGGAAATTGAAGAGGTCATCAACTTGAACTTTGAGAAAGTGATGCGCGGGAAGATGAAACCGAAAGAAGCAATGGATGATGCAGCGAAGAAAGCGGATGC